The following is a genomic window from Micromonospora cathayae.
TGGCCGCGACCGCGACGAACTCCTTGTTCTTCGGGTCGTCCCCGCCGAGCTGGAGGATGCCGCCGGTGAGGTCGATCGGGCCGAAGTCGGCCTTACCGCCGATGATGGTGGTGATGACACCGCCGGTGCCCTGGCCCGGCTTGATGTCGACCTCGAAGCCGGCCTCCTTGAAGAAGCCCTTGTCCTTCGCCACCCAGGCGTAGGAATCCCGCCCGAAGTTACCGAACGAGGTGAGATACGTCACTTTCCGCAGCTTCGAGCCGTCGCCGCTGCCGGAGTCGGAGGAGTCGGAGCCACTGCTGCAGGCGGAGACCAGAGCCAGAGCCGCGACCAACGCCGTCGCGGCCACCGTACGGGTCAACCTTCTCATTTTGTGCACCATGTCCTTTCCAGACCGGTAGCGGTGGCCACCGGAGGAGTTGTCGAACCAGACGACGCCGTGGTGAGAGGGGGTGGGGACCGGCGCCGTCGTCGCGGGGGGACTCTTCGCCGGCACAGCGTACGAGAGAGTCACCTTTGCGACACCAGGTGGATCCGGTTACGGAACGACAACAGATTGTTGTCCACCCTGGACGGTGTCAACCCACCGGGATGCCGCTAGCCTTGCGAGGCTCGGGATGACCAGGGATGGGAGAGCGGCGGATGATACGACTGTCGGGGGTGTCCCGCACCTTCACCGGCCGCTCCGGCCAGGTCGAGGCCCTGCGCGACATCAACCTCGAGGTCGCCGAGGGTGAGTTCCTCGCGGTACTGGGCCGCTCCGGTTGCGGTAAGTCCACCCTGCTCCGACTGATCGCCGGGCTGCTGCCGACCACCGGCGGGCAGATCGAGGTGGACGGTACCCCCGTCACCCGGCCCCGGCAGAACATCGCCATGCTCTTCCAGCGGCCGGCGCTGCTGCCCTGGCGCACCGTGCTGGACAACGTCCTGCTCCCGGTGGAGATCTTCGGCTGGAGCCGGGCCCGGCACCGGGAACGCGCCCGGGACCTGCTCGACATGGCCGGGCTGGCCGGCTTCGAGAAGCGGCTGCCGCACGAACTCTCCGGCGGCATGCAGCAGCGGGTCTCGCTCTGCCGGTCGCTGATCGCCGAGCCCCGGGTGTTGCTGATGGACGAGCCGTTCTCCGCCCTGGACGCGCTCACCCGCGAGGAACTGTCCGGCGAGTTGCAGCGGGTCCACATGGAGAACGCGGCCACCGTCGTGTTCGTCACCCACTCCATCGACGAGGCGGTGCTGCTGGCCGACCGGGTGGTCGTGCTCAGCCCACGGCCCGGCCGGATCCGCAGCATCGTCGACGTGGACATTCCCCGGCCGCGCAGCCTGGGCCGCAACGCGCACCTGGCCGACGTCGCCCGGGTCAGCGCCGACCTGCACGAACTGCTGATGGAACGCGAGCCGGAGCCGGCCGGCCCGAAGGGACGATGACCGTGCGGGTGTGCGTCTTCACCGA
Proteins encoded in this region:
- a CDS encoding ABC transporter ATP-binding protein; translation: MIRLSGVSRTFTGRSGQVEALRDINLEVAEGEFLAVLGRSGCGKSTLLRLIAGLLPTTGGQIEVDGTPVTRPRQNIAMLFQRPALLPWRTVLDNVLLPVEIFGWSRARHRERARDLLDMAGLAGFEKRLPHELSGGMQQRVSLCRSLIAEPRVLLMDEPFSALDALTREELSGELQRVHMENAATVVFVTHSIDEAVLLADRVVVLSPRPGRIRSIVDVDIPRPRSLGRNAHLADVARVSADLHELLMEREPEPAGPKGR